In Streptomyces durocortorensis, a genomic segment contains:
- a CDS encoding NACHT domain-containing protein produces the protein MSTTVTHPADRTVAVSAIRQGSGVLLTDRLVLTCAHVVKSGSVLVAHPALPDRIRATVAWIDYQLDVALLEAVEPVRRVPPVRLGVVDTRQAIPDCEITGFPRVQRYGPDRRLEADQYTATVLPMAGRVRDLLVCDLDGPPAALPDDEPAALSGLSGGPVFMGDVLLGVARQVPRQREGRRVECVPLGPVLTAAPFRLVFRRNEIALRQERVHGSFPRDLRYEAEYAQALGVAYRRTKIFGLDELSRHDSEWDLDTAYLSLEAQAQTEDRAAPGPPLPQRIDALLTSRPRALLRGEAGAGKTTLLWWLAAHASARTLDDDLAPLNGLVPFVVPLRTLRARGVTFPGPAELSGAAGLVVDTAPEGWAGRVLASGRALLLVDGLDEVPPEDREQAHTWLTHLLARYPDTRCVATVRPLAVEPDWLRSEGFAELRLLPMRNEDIQAFVTSWHRAARLSEEDDAERLDGLERDLARQFAQNPALRDLARTPLLCAVICALHRRRDGLLPETRWSLYRSALEMLLGHRDRRRRIGDPEGVELDVEEHTQLLQRIAVWLVREGQSEFTRDQALRQLRRALAGMERVGAQGPPERILTHLLNRSGLLQERGDDTYQFIHRTFQDYLAAKEFVEDDHLNELLRHADEETWQDVILLAAGHCGRRELTVLVRGLLNTGLRHEAGTAERTAVHVLAALCAQHAAWLDGPVRAAVRESTAALFPPTSDSQVSSLARLGPAALAFLPAPHTMSDSERRAPFVVSLILNIGGAAAVPHAREWALAHPWLGIKFADKWERFPPEEYAAEVLAHCTLLGALLAVNDRKQLRALRRLPSVFALLLGLDLSDAEIGAALEGTGLQALFLGTNARLPGLSSLNTVADSLSVLDVGRCQAIRDFTPLAGLHKVVTLFLDAEGTRPGDLAPLAEVPGLRELRLKNLGAGRLSEIAAHPGVTDLTVTSRRPLALDGLDGWKSLTHLKVSELDAFDDALTALREHSRITVLGLTAFPWAHRPAHSVCVPTVEELSVQAPDHGGDLGMLRPLFPGVTRLTLDASARRVLDLTALHSWPGLRVGVTGLTERRLIGAEELGNRLYAPRG, from the coding sequence ATGAGCACGACCGTCACCCACCCCGCCGACCGCACGGTGGCCGTCTCCGCGATCCGCCAGGGCAGCGGCGTCCTGCTCACCGACCGGCTGGTCCTGACCTGCGCCCATGTGGTCAAGTCCGGGTCCGTCCTCGTCGCCCACCCCGCGCTCCCGGACCGGATACGGGCCACCGTCGCCTGGATCGACTACCAGCTGGACGTGGCCCTGCTGGAGGCCGTCGAGCCGGTGCGGCGGGTCCCCCCGGTGCGGCTCGGCGTCGTCGACACCCGCCAGGCGATCCCCGACTGCGAGATCACCGGCTTCCCGCGCGTCCAGCGCTACGGCCCCGACCGGCGGCTGGAGGCGGACCAGTACACGGCGACGGTCCTGCCGATGGCGGGCCGGGTCCGCGATCTGCTGGTCTGCGATCTGGACGGCCCGCCCGCCGCGCTCCCCGACGACGAGCCCGCGGCCCTGTCCGGGCTCTCCGGCGGCCCGGTCTTCATGGGGGACGTACTCCTCGGCGTCGCCCGGCAGGTCCCCCGGCAGCGCGAGGGCCGCCGGGTCGAGTGCGTCCCGCTCGGCCCGGTCCTCACGGCGGCCCCCTTCCGCCTGGTCTTCCGGCGCAACGAGATCGCCCTGCGCCAGGAACGCGTCCACGGCAGCTTTCCGAGGGACCTGCGGTACGAGGCGGAGTACGCGCAGGCGCTCGGCGTCGCGTACCGGCGTACGAAGATCTTCGGCCTCGACGAGCTGAGCAGGCACGACTCCGAATGGGACCTGGACACCGCCTACCTCAGCCTGGAGGCACAGGCGCAGACCGAGGACCGGGCCGCTCCGGGCCCGCCCCTCCCCCAGCGCATCGACGCCCTCCTCACCAGCCGCCCCCGGGCCCTGCTGCGCGGCGAGGCGGGCGCGGGCAAGACGACCCTGCTGTGGTGGCTGGCCGCCCACGCCTCGGCCCGCACCCTGGACGACGACCTGGCTCCGCTGAACGGCCTGGTTCCCTTCGTGGTGCCACTGCGGACCCTGCGGGCCCGTGGGGTGACGTTCCCGGGCCCGGCGGAGCTGTCGGGTGCGGCGGGGCTGGTGGTCGACACGGCCCCGGAGGGCTGGGCGGGCCGGGTCCTTGCGTCGGGCCGGGCATTACTGCTGGTGGACGGGTTGGACGAGGTGCCTCCGGAGGACCGCGAACAGGCGCACACCTGGCTCACACACCTGCTGGCCCGCTACCCGGACACCCGGTGCGTCGCGACCGTACGGCCGCTCGCCGTCGAGCCGGACTGGCTGCGCTCCGAGGGCTTCGCGGAGCTCCGGCTGCTGCCGATGCGGAACGAGGACATCCAGGCGTTCGTGACCTCCTGGCACCGGGCGGCCCGGCTGTCCGAGGAGGACGACGCCGAGCGGCTCGACGGGCTGGAACGCGACCTTGCCCGCCAGTTCGCCCAGAACCCCGCGCTCCGTGACCTGGCCCGTACGCCACTGCTCTGCGCGGTGATCTGCGCCCTGCACCGCCGCCGCGACGGCTTGCTCCCCGAGACCCGGTGGAGCCTGTACCGCTCGGCCCTGGAAATGCTCCTCGGCCACCGCGACCGCCGCCGCCGGATCGGCGACCCCGAGGGCGTCGAACTGGACGTCGAGGAGCACACCCAGCTCCTCCAACGCATCGCGGTGTGGCTGGTGCGCGAGGGGCAGTCGGAGTTCACCCGCGACCAGGCGCTGCGCCAACTCCGGCGTGCGCTGGCGGGGATGGAGCGGGTGGGTGCGCAGGGCCCGCCCGAGAGGATCCTGACGCACCTGCTGAACCGCAGCGGCCTGCTCCAGGAACGCGGCGACGACACCTACCAGTTCATCCACCGCACCTTCCAGGACTACCTGGCCGCGAAGGAGTTCGTCGAGGACGACCACCTCAACGAACTGCTGCGCCATGCGGACGAGGAGACCTGGCAGGACGTGATCCTGCTGGCGGCTGGGCACTGCGGGCGACGCGAACTCACCGTGCTCGTACGCGGGTTGCTGAACACGGGCCTGCGGCACGAGGCCGGCACGGCGGAGCGCACCGCCGTCCATGTCCTGGCCGCCCTGTGCGCGCAGCACGCGGCCTGGCTGGACGGCCCCGTCCGGGCGGCGGTCCGGGAGAGCACGGCGGCGCTGTTCCCGCCGACCAGCGACAGCCAGGTGAGCTCCCTGGCCCGGCTGGGCCCGGCGGCCCTGGCGTTCCTGCCCGCCCCGCACACGATGTCCGACTCGGAGAGGCGCGCCCCGTTCGTGGTCTCCCTGATCCTGAACATCGGGGGAGCCGCCGCGGTTCCCCACGCCCGTGAGTGGGCGCTGGCCCACCCCTGGCTGGGCATCAAGTTCGCGGACAAGTGGGAACGCTTCCCGCCCGAGGAGTACGCCGCCGAGGTCCTGGCCCACTGCACCCTCCTGGGCGCGCTCCTCGCCGTGAACGACCGGAAACAGCTGAGGGCGCTGCGTCGCCTTCCGTCTGTGTTCGCCCTGTTGCTGGGCTTGGACCTGTCCGACGCGGAGATCGGTGCGGCGCTGGAGGGCACCGGGCTCCAGGCACTCTTCCTGGGGACGAACGCCCGGCTCCCCGGGCTCTCGTCCCTGAACACCGTCGCGGACTCCCTGTCAGTGCTGGACGTCGGACGGTGCCAGGCGATCCGGGACTTCACTCCGCTCGCCGGACTCCACAAGGTCGTGACCCTGTTCCTGGACGCGGAAGGGACACGACCGGGTGACCTGGCGCCCCTGGCGGAGGTGCCCGGTCTGCGGGAGCTCAGACTGAAGAACCTCGGGGCCGGCCGGCTGAGCGAGATCGCGGCCCACCCGGGTGTCACCGACCTGACCGTGACGAGTCGGCGTCCGCTCGCCCTGGACGGACTCGATGGCTGGAAGTCCCTCACCCACCTGAAGGTCTCGGAGCTCGACGCGTTCGACGACGCCCTCACCGCACTGCGGGAGCACTCCCGGATCACCGTTCTCGGCCTCACCGCCTTCCCCTGGGCGCACCGGCCCGCCCACTCGGTGTGCGTGCCCACCGTCGAGGAACTGTCCGTGCAGGCCCCTGACCACGGCGGGGACCTCGGAATGCTGCGGCCGCTCTTCCCCGGGGTCACCCGTCTCACCCTGGACGCCTCCGCCCGGCGCGTACTGGACCTCACGGCACTGCACTCCTGGCCGGGCCTGCGGGTAGGGGTCACCGGGCTGACCGAGCGACGCCTGATCGGGGCGGAGGAACTGGGCAACCGGCTCTACGCCCCTCGCGGCTGA
- a CDS encoding ATP-dependent Clp protease ATP-binding subunit has product MFERFTDRARRVVVLAQEEARMLNHNYIGTEHILLGLIHEGEGVAAKALESLGISLEAVRQQVEEIIGQGQQAPSGHIPFTPRAKKVLELSLREALQLGHNYIGTEHILLGLIREGEGVAAQVLVKLGADLNRVRQQVIQLLSGYSGGKEAATAGGPAEGTPSTSLVLDQFGRNLTQAARESKLDPVIGREKEIERVMQVLSRRTKNNPVLIGEPGVGKTAVVEGLAQAIVKGEVPETLKDKHLYTLDLGALVAGSRYRGDFEERLKKVLKEIRTRGDIILFIDELHTLVGAGAAEGAIDAASILKPMLARGELQTIGATTLDEYRKHLEKDAALERRFQPIQVAEPSLPHTIEILKGLRDRYEAHHRVSITDEALVQAATLADRYISDRFLPDKAIDLIDEAGSRMRIRRMTAPPDLREFDEKIAGVRRDKESAIDSQDFEKAASLRDKEKQLLAAKAKREKEWKAGDMDVVAEVDGELIAEVLATATGIPVFKLTEEESSRLLRMEDELHKRVIGQKDAIKALSQAIRRTRAGLKDPKRPGGSFIFAGPSGVGKTELSKTLAEFLFGDEDALISLDMSEFSEKHTVSRLFGSPPGYVGYEEGGQLTEKVRRKPFSVVLFDEVEKAHPDIFNSLLQILEDGRLTDSQGRVVDFKNTVIIMTTNLGTRDISKGFNLGFAAQGDVKTNYERMKVKVNEELKQHFRPEFLNRVDDTVVFHQLTEEDIIQIVDLMLAKVDERLKDRDMGIELSSDAKSLLAKKGYDPVMGARPLRRTIQREIEDILSEKILFGELRPGHIVVVGVEGEGDEKKFSFRGEEKSALPDVPPIEQAAGGTGPNLTKDA; this is encoded by the coding sequence ATGTTCGAGAGGTTCACCGACCGCGCGCGGCGGGTTGTCGTCCTGGCTCAGGAAGAAGCCCGGATGCTCAACCACAACTACATCGGCACCGAGCACATCCTCCTGGGCCTGATCCACGAGGGTGAGGGTGTCGCCGCTAAGGCCCTGGAGAGCCTCGGGATTTCGCTCGAGGCGGTCCGCCAGCAGGTGGAGGAGATCATCGGGCAGGGGCAGCAGGCTCCTTCCGGGCACATCCCCTTCACCCCGCGAGCCAAGAAGGTCCTGGAGCTGTCGCTCCGCGAGGCTCTTCAGCTGGGCCACAACTACATCGGCACCGAGCACATCCTGCTCGGCCTGATCCGCGAGGGCGAGGGCGTCGCCGCCCAGGTCCTCGTGAAGCTGGGCGCCGACCTGAACCGGGTCCGGCAGCAGGTCATCCAGCTGCTTTCCGGGTATTCGGGCGGCAAGGAGGCGGCCACCGCGGGCGGACCCGCAGAGGGCACGCCCTCCACGTCCCTGGTGCTCGACCAGTTCGGCCGGAATCTCACCCAGGCCGCTCGTGAGTCCAAGCTCGACCCGGTCATCGGGCGCGAGAAGGAGATCGAGCGGGTCATGCAGGTGCTGTCCCGCCGGACCAAGAACAACCCGGTGCTCATCGGCGAGCCCGGCGTCGGCAAGACGGCGGTCGTCGAGGGCCTGGCCCAGGCGATCGTCAAGGGCGAGGTGCCCGAGACCCTCAAGGACAAGCACCTCTACACCCTGGACCTCGGCGCCCTGGTCGCCGGTTCGCGGTACCGGGGTGACTTCGAGGAGCGCCTGAAGAAGGTCCTCAAGGAGATCCGCACCCGCGGCGACATCATCCTGTTCATCGACGAGCTCCACACGCTGGTCGGTGCGGGCGCCGCCGAGGGCGCGATCGACGCGGCGAGCATCCTCAAGCCCATGCTGGCCCGCGGTGAGCTCCAGACCATCGGTGCCACCACGCTCGACGAGTACCGCAAGCACCTGGAGAAGGACGCGGCGCTGGAGCGCCGCTTCCAGCCCATCCAGGTCGCGGAGCCGTCGCTGCCGCACACCATCGAGATCCTCAAGGGTCTGCGCGACCGCTACGAGGCCCACCACCGCGTCTCCATCACGGACGAGGCCCTGGTGCAGGCGGCGACGCTCGCCGACCGGTACATCTCGGACCGCTTCCTCCCCGACAAGGCGATCGACCTGATCGACGAGGCCGGATCGAGGATGCGCATCCGCCGGATGACCGCGCCGCCGGACCTCCGCGAGTTCGACGAGAAGATCGCCGGTGTCCGCCGGGACAAGGAGTCGGCCATCGACTCCCAGGACTTCGAGAAGGCGGCTTCCCTCCGCGACAAGGAGAAGCAGCTGCTGGCGGCGAAGGCCAAGCGGGAGAAGGAGTGGAAGGCCGGCGACATGGACGTCGTCGCCGAGGTCGACGGCGAGCTCATCGCCGAGGTCCTGGCCACGGCCACCGGTATCCCGGTCTTCAAGCTGACGGAGGAGGAGTCCTCCCGTCTGCTGCGCATGGAGGACGAGCTCCACAAGCGCGTCATCGGGCAGAAGGACGCCATCAAGGCCCTTTCGCAGGCGATCCGCCGTACGCGAGCCGGCCTGAAGGACCCCAAGCGCCCCGGTGGCTCGTTCATCTTCGCCGGTCCGTCCGGTGTCGGTAAGACCGAGCTCTCCAAGACGCTCGCCGAATTCCTCTTCGGCGACGAGGACGCGCTGATCTCCCTCGACATGTCGGAGTTCAGCGAGAAGCACACGGTTTCGCGCCTCTTCGGCTCGCCCCCCGGTTACGTGGGCTACGAAGAGGGCGGCCAGCTCACCGAGAAGGTGCGCCGCAAGCCGTTCTCCGTCGTCCTCTTCGACGAGGTCGAGAAGGCCCACCCCGATATCTTCAATTCCCTGCTCCAGATTCTGGAGGACGGTCGCCTGACCGACTCCCAGGGCCGGGTCGTGGACTTCAAGAACACGGTCATCATTATGACGACCAACCTCGGGACCCGGGACATCTCGAAGGGCTTCAACCTGGGCTTCGCCGCCCAGGGCGACGTCAAGACGAACTACGAGCGCATGAAGGTCAAGGTCAACGAAGAGCTCAAGCAGCACTTCCGGCCGGAATTCCTCAACCGTGTCGACGACACGGTGGTCTTCCACCAGCTGACCGAGGAAGACATCATCCAGATCGTCGACCTCATGCTCGCCAAGGTCGACGAGCGCCTCAAGGACCGCGACATGGGCATCGAGCTGAGCTCGGACGCCAAGTCGCTCCTGGCGAAGAAGGGCTACGACCCCGTGATGGGCGCCCGGCCGCTGCGCCGGACGATCCAGCGCGAGATCGAGGACATCCTCTCCGAGAAGATCCTCTTCGGTGAGCTGCGCCCCGGTCACATCGTGGTCGTCGGCGTCGAGGGCGAGGGTGATGAGAAGAAGTTCTCCTTCCGCGGCGAGGAGAAGTCGGCTCTGCCCGACGTCCCCCCGATCGAGCAGGCGGCAGGCGGCACCGGCCCGAACCTGACGAAGGACGCGTGA